The following are from one region of the Methyloversatilis discipulorum genome:
- a CDS encoding deoxyguanosinetriphosphate triphosphohydrolase encodes MPELAPYAACDENSRGRRFPEDSPHGRSQFQRDRDRIVHSTAFRRLEYKTQVFVNHEGDLFRTRLTHSIEVAQIARSIARALRVNEDLAEAVSIAHDLGHTPFGHAGQDALNECMRDYGGFEHNLQSLRTVDLLEERYGAFDGLNLTFETREGILKHCSPTRARELGELGQRFLDRTQPTIEAQICNLADEIAYNNHDVDDGLRSGLITLEQLEEVPIFARFRREVVDLYPQIAGRRLIHEAIRRMINAQVIDLVGETTGRIEAVAPRSIDDVRAAPVLVAYSETMRAEQLKLKQFLRDNLYRHYQVLRMTAKARRIIAELFGAFMDDPRLLPPQYQLMARDDKPRAIADYIAGMTDRYAMREHRRLFAVGEI; translated from the coding sequence ATGCCTGAACTCGCGCCCTACGCAGCCTGCGACGAGAATTCGCGCGGACGCCGCTTTCCGGAAGATTCGCCGCACGGGCGCAGCCAGTTCCAGCGCGACCGCGACCGCATCGTGCACAGCACGGCTTTCCGCCGGCTCGAATACAAGACCCAGGTGTTCGTCAATCACGAAGGCGACCTCTTCCGCACCCGGCTCACGCACAGCATCGAGGTCGCGCAGATCGCGCGCTCGATCGCGCGAGCACTGCGAGTGAACGAGGATCTGGCCGAGGCGGTGTCGATTGCCCACGATCTCGGCCACACGCCTTTCGGCCACGCCGGTCAGGACGCGCTGAACGAATGCATGCGCGACTACGGCGGTTTCGAGCACAACCTGCAGAGCCTGCGCACAGTCGATCTGCTGGAGGAGCGCTACGGCGCCTTCGATGGCCTGAACCTCACCTTCGAGACGCGCGAGGGCATCCTCAAGCACTGTTCGCCGACGCGCGCGCGCGAACTGGGCGAACTGGGCCAGCGCTTTCTCGACCGCACGCAGCCGACCATCGAGGCGCAGATCTGCAATCTGGCCGACGAAATCGCCTACAACAACCACGACGTCGACGACGGGCTGCGTTCCGGCCTGATCACGCTGGAACAGCTGGAAGAGGTTCCGATCTTCGCCCGCTTCCGCCGCGAAGTGGTCGATCTGTACCCGCAGATCGCCGGCCGGCGTCTGATCCATGAGGCGATCCGCCGCATGATCAATGCGCAAGTGATTGATCTGGTGGGGGAAACGACGGGCCGCATCGAAGCTGTGGCGCCACGCTCCATCGACGACGTGCGCGCTGCCCCGGTGCTGGTCGCCTACAGCGAAACGATGCGGGCCGAGCAGCTCAAGCTCAAGCAGTTCCTGCGCGACAACCTGTACCGTCACTATCAGGTGCTGCGTATGACGGCCAAGGCGCGCCGCATCATCGCCGAACTGTTCGGCGCCTTCATGGACGACCCGCGCCTGCTGCCGCCGCAGTACCAGCTCATGGCCCGCGACGACAAGCCGCGCGCCATCGCCGACTACATCGCCGGCATGACCGACCGTTACGCGATGCGCGAGCACCGCCGCCTGTTCGCGGTCGGCGAGATCTGA